The nucleotide sequence AACTGGCCGCGAGGAATGACACGATTTTCGTAGGCGGCCGACTGGATCCTGACTGAATCTAGCACGGGCCTGTGGTTGGCAGCGTGCTTTTAATGAACCCCAAGACACGATAGTAAGTTAGCACAGATAGGGAAACCTGTTTTCAACTGGTTCTGAAAAACTACGTTGCCGCGGCGGCCACTCGTTTTTTCGGTTATCTTTCTGCTGCTATGACCATGTATCGTTTCGCCTTCACTTTCCTGGCTGGGCTGCTGGCAGTGGCCTATACTGCCGAAGCTCAACAGTCGCCTTTCGTGCAGCAGTTTGCAGGCAGTACCATCCTACTCACCAACGGTGATACGCTCCGTGGCCCCGTGACCCTGCGCCGCGACCAGGATGTGGTGATGATGGCGCAGGCCGATGGCACTGTTACCACACTTTCGGCAGTGGCTATTAACAGCTTTGCCGTGAAAGGCGAAGACCGGGACAGCCGCCGGGGCACCGGCTACTACGACAACTTCTACGACGCCCGCAATGGCTTCTACTACGGCAACCCTATGTACAACTCCCGCCGCCGCGAGGAGTCGGATGTAAACCAGGTGCGGGTGTTTCGGACGTACCGCTGGAACCGAGGCAATGACTACAGCGACTTCAAGTCGCCGGCGTTTTTCGAGCAACTTAGCAACGGGCCCCGCATCCTGCTTCGTCGGGAGTCGCTGATGCAACGCACGGTTTCCAATGCCGGGCCTTATGGCTACGGAGGCTATGGCTACGGCAACCCCTACGGCGGTGGCCGCTCCATGGGTACGTACACCGAAATGAAGGACGATTTCTTCTTGGCCACTCCCGCTGGAGAAATTATCCCGCTTCGTAGCCCTAAAAAGGATTTGCTGAATGTGTTTCGGGGGCAAGCCAAGCAGCTAGAGCAGTACGCCAAGCAAAACCAACTGAATTTCACGGTGGCGCGCGAACTGGCGTTCATCGTAAACTACGCCAACTCATTGACAAGCGAAGGCGCGAAATAGAGAAGGCAAACGGAGCAGCGGTACCGTATTCCGCTTTCTGTACTGTAGGCCTACACCCTTCCTATGCCGCGTACTAGTTAAACACCTGGTGCACTGCTCCGCCTACAAGTCTCGGTTGCGAAGCAGCATGTAGCTCACTCCCCAAAACAAAGCGGTATATGCCAGCGCGATAGGCAACGCCTGTGTGGGGAGCAGAGCCACCGAGGGGCCCGTCATGGTGTCAAGCACTTCCTGGCCGGGCATGGGAGTGAGGCTGTTGAACACTTTGGCTGGCAGGTAGCGGTCCAGGGTATCAGGCAGAGAGAAGCGCAACAGCGGTTCGGCCACCCAGGCGTACAGCAAAAACAGCAGAATACTGGGTCCACTGCGGCGCACCACCACCGCAATCAGCGCGGCCAACGACAGCAGCCCGAGCACCTGCACCCCATACAACAGCACGGCCGTGATGCCCACTGTTGCCTGGTTGGCAGTATCAGCAGCCCGCGTCAAACCGAAGTACAGGCCGAGTGCCAGCACCGTCAGCATCCCGAACACCGCCAACCCGCCCGACACGACCAGCTTGTTTTGTAGCAATTCTCTTACAGAAGCCCCATCAATGACCTGCTGCCGAAAGGTGCGGAACTGAAACTCGTCGGTAATGAGAATAACCAGCAGTATACCCAGCAACAAATTGAAATAGCTGGCTACGTACGTCAGCTTCTGCCACAGGCCCGGGAATGTGTATAGCGTGGCGCCTACCTGCTGGCCATTCAGCACCACGTTGCCCCCCGCCGACACAAACAGCGCCAGCAGCACCACAAACAGGAGCAGTATAATCCAGACAGTACGATAGGGCAGGATCTTCCGGAGTTCGGCGCGAACAAGCATAAAATAAAAGGGAGTAGGTAAAACCCACTGGACGCGAGCGTAGGCCAGCAACGCCAGCGCGAACCAGTGGCTGATGTTATTTGGTGAGTTCTAAAAATTGTGCTTCCAAGCTGCGGTGACGCACTTCCAGCCCAGCCAACACAATTCCTTGCTCAAACAAAGCCCGGTTTAGGTCGGCGGGGCCGTGGCCGGTGGCCAGGGCAGCGCTGAACGCGCCAGCTGGTTCGGGGCGTACGTCCGAGAGCCACGGCAGTGCTGCCAGCGCCTGCTGGAAAGCACTACTCGCAGTATCTGGGCCGGGCCGCAGTACTACTCGGTCGGCGGTGGCTAGGATGCTGTGGACCGGACCGGCAGCGCGTAAGTCGCCCCGTTGGAGTACGGCCACGTGGGTGCACACTTTCTCGACTTCGTCGAGCAGGTGACTGGCAATGATGATGGTTTTACCGTCGGCGGCCAGCCGTGTTA is from Hymenobacter tibetensis and encodes:
- a CDS encoding ABC transporter permease; translated protein: MLVRAELRKILPYRTVWIILLLFVVLLALFVSAGGNVVLNGQQVGATLYTFPGLWQKLTYVASYFNLLLGILLVILITDEFQFRTFRQQVIDGASVRELLQNKLVVSGGLAVFGMLTVLALGLYFGLTRAADTANQATVGITAVLLYGVQVLGLLSLAALIAVVVRRSGPSILLFLLYAWVAEPLLRFSLPDTLDRYLPAKVFNSLTPMPGQEVLDTMTGPSVALLPTQALPIALAYTALFWGVSYMLLRNRDL